One Paraburkholderia agricolaris DNA segment encodes these proteins:
- a CDS encoding SDR family oxidoreductase, which produces MNAVKKVALVVGAQGVIGRNLVDHLATLDDWTVIGLARRGGEARERVQYIAADLLDETDTRSKLGALNHVTHVFYAAYQDRPTWAELVPPNLAMLVNVLDAIEPAAAGLQHVSLMQGYKVYGGHLGPFKTPAREDDAHFMPPEFMFDQQTLLSSRQQGKRWTWSAIRPSVVGGFALGNPMNLAVAIAVYASMSKELGLPLRFPGKPGAYDKLLEMTDAGLLARATVWAATEPRAANQAFNINNGDLFRWNDMWPKIARYFALDVAPPLPMSLDTIMADKASLWTGMAAQHGLQPVPYQDVSAWRFADFVFSWDYDMFGDGSKARRFGFHEFVDTEAMFTAIFDDLRSRKLIP; this is translated from the coding sequence ATGAACGCAGTAAAGAAGGTGGCTTTGGTGGTCGGCGCACAGGGTGTGATCGGCCGCAATCTGGTCGATCATCTCGCCACGCTTGACGATTGGACGGTCATTGGCCTCGCGCGCCGTGGCGGCGAAGCCAGGGAGCGGGTGCAATACATCGCGGCCGACCTGCTGGATGAGACCGACACCCGATCGAAACTGGGTGCTTTGAATCACGTCACGCACGTGTTCTATGCCGCGTATCAGGATCGTCCGACCTGGGCCGAACTGGTGCCCCCCAATCTGGCGATGCTGGTCAACGTGCTCGACGCCATCGAGCCGGCCGCGGCGGGCTTGCAGCATGTGAGCCTGATGCAGGGCTACAAGGTCTACGGCGGCCATCTCGGGCCGTTCAAGACCCCCGCGCGCGAAGATGACGCGCACTTCATGCCGCCTGAGTTCATGTTCGACCAGCAGACGCTCCTGAGCTCGCGCCAGCAGGGCAAGCGCTGGACCTGGTCGGCGATCCGCCCTTCCGTGGTGGGCGGTTTTGCATTGGGTAACCCGATGAATCTGGCGGTGGCGATCGCCGTGTATGCATCGATGTCGAAAGAACTCGGCTTGCCTTTGCGCTTTCCCGGCAAACCCGGTGCTTACGACAAACTGCTGGAAATGACCGACGCCGGTTTGCTTGCGCGCGCAACGGTGTGGGCCGCGACGGAGCCGCGCGCCGCGAATCAGGCGTTCAACATCAACAATGGCGACCTGTTCCGCTGGAACGATATGTGGCCGAAGATAGCCCGCTACTTCGCGCTCGACGTGGCGCCGCCGCTGCCCATGTCGCTCGATACGATCATGGCCGACAAAGCTTCGTTGTGGACGGGGATGGCGGCCCAGCACGGCTTGCAGCCGGTTCCCTATCAGGACGTTTCTGCATGGCGCTTTGCGGATTTCGTTTTTTCGTGGGATTACGACATGTTCGGCGACGGCTCGAAAGCTCGGCGTTTCGGTTTTCACGAATTTGTCGATACCGAGGCGATGTTTACCGCCATTTTCGATGACTTAAGAAGCAGAAAGCTGATTCCATGA
- a CDS encoding LysR family transcriptional regulator: MARLDVNRSGELEVFVRAVELGGFSAAARALGMTPSAVSKLVSRLEARLGARLVNRSTRNLQLTPEGCVFYERGVRVLAELDETERGAATGSTPRGRLRVHANVPLGRHYLLPLVPEFLAAHPEITLDIVLTDQVVDLLEQRTDVALRSGPLKDSQLVARRLGDAKMVIVAAPAYLARHGTPQTPADLATHNRLGFGFARAASGWPLLDEARRRIDVPVEGNAQVSDGETLRQLTLAGVGLARLAAFQVRDDVAAGRLTVLLEAFDPGETEPVSALYLGQGGHLPARVRALLDFLVERMRVD, encoded by the coding sequence ATGGCACGTTTGGATGTGAACCGCTCCGGCGAACTCGAAGTGTTCGTCCGCGCGGTCGAGCTAGGCGGGTTTTCGGCAGCGGCACGTGCGCTGGGAATGACGCCTTCGGCTGTCAGCAAGCTGGTGTCGCGTCTTGAGGCCCGGCTGGGCGCGCGGCTGGTGAACCGCTCGACGCGCAATCTGCAACTCACGCCGGAAGGCTGCGTGTTCTACGAACGCGGTGTGCGCGTGCTCGCCGAGCTCGACGAAACCGAACGCGGCGCGGCCACTGGCTCAACGCCCCGCGGTCGCCTGCGTGTGCATGCGAATGTGCCGCTCGGTCGGCACTATCTGTTGCCGCTCGTGCCTGAATTTCTCGCCGCCCATCCCGAAATTACACTCGATATCGTGTTGACCGATCAGGTGGTCGACCTGCTCGAACAACGCACCGATGTCGCGCTGCGCAGCGGTCCGCTCAAGGATTCGCAACTGGTGGCGCGCAGGCTGGGTGACGCGAAGATGGTGATTGTCGCTGCACCGGCCTATCTGGCCCGCCACGGCACGCCCCAAACACCGGCTGATCTGGCAACGCACAACCGGCTGGGATTTGGCTTTGCAAGGGCGGCGAGCGGCTGGCCGCTGCTCGATGAAGCGCGACGCCGGATCGACGTGCCTGTAGAAGGTAATGCGCAGGTCAGCGACGGGGAAACGCTGCGCCAACTCACGCTCGCCGGCGTGGGCCTGGCGCGGCTGGCCGCTTTTCAGGTGCGCGACGACGTGGCCGCCGGCCGCCTCACCGTGCTACTCGAAGCATTCGATCCCGGTGAAACCGAACCGGTCAGCGCGCTTTATCTGGGCCAGGGCGGCCACCTGCCCGCCCGCGTGCGTGCGTTGCTCGACTTTCTGGTGGAACGGATGCGCGTCGATTGA
- the narI gene encoding respiratory nitrate reductase subunit gamma, whose protein sequence is MNYLDTFLFGIYPYLCLVVFLVGSLLRYDRDQYTWKSDSSQMLRTGTLRWGSNLFHVGVLFLMFGHFFGMLTPHVLYESFISAGAKQVVAMVSGGMAGTLAFVGVTMLLVRRLGDARIRANSKTSDIVLLVLLWVQLVLGLGTIPMSAQHLDGSMMMKLAGWAQHIVTFQGGAAVLIAEASWVFKAHMFLGMTLFLVFPFTRLVHVWSGFASLAYLVRPWQVVRDRRLNLPAGQNTPPRRS, encoded by the coding sequence ATGAACTACCTCGATACGTTCTTATTCGGCATCTACCCGTACCTATGTCTGGTGGTGTTCCTGGTCGGCAGTCTGTTGCGTTACGACCGCGATCAGTACACCTGGAAAAGCGATTCGTCGCAGATGCTGCGCACCGGTACTTTACGTTGGGGCAGCAATCTGTTTCACGTCGGTGTGCTGTTCCTGATGTTCGGCCATTTCTTCGGCATGCTGACGCCGCACGTGCTCTACGAATCGTTCATCAGTGCCGGCGCGAAGCAGGTCGTGGCGATGGTGTCGGGCGGTATGGCGGGCACGCTGGCGTTTGTCGGCGTAACCATGCTGCTGGTCCGCCGGCTCGGCGACGCGCGCATTCGTGCTAATTCGAAAACCAGCGACATCGTGCTGCTGGTGTTGTTGTGGGTGCAACTGGTCCTGGGCCTCGGCACGATCCCGATGTCAGCGCAGCATCTGGACGGCAGCATGATGATGAAACTCGCCGGCTGGGCACAGCACATCGTCACCTTCCAGGGCGGCGCCGCTGTGCTCATCGCTGAAGCGAGCTGGGTGTTCAAGGCCCACATGTTCCTTGGCATGACGCTGTTTCTGGTGTTTCCGTTCACGCGCCTCGTGCATGTCTGGAGCGGTTTTGCATCGTTGGCGTATCTGGTACGGCCGTGGCAGGTGGTGCGCGATCGGCGTCTGAACCTGCCGGCGGGGCAGAATACGCCGCCGCGGCGTTCGTGA